One window of Bacillus alkalicellulosilyticus genomic DNA carries:
- a CDS encoding ATP-binding protein, protein MNRLIEQIRIKEVASYDSTGIEVNLNNINYIYGSNGTGKTTISEMLRNSDNQKFSSCSIEWKQGGSDIDLFVYNRNFVQENFNIRNEIKGIFTLGKESTEILAVIDGKMKDVEKHHERIGNLENNIKQRKEQLDILKTNFSNQSWDLKRKFDGNFKEAFAGYRNNTEKFMGRCLDEAENNNSELFNIEELKNRVESVFNGPQEKVRVIPIINYDSSLEHQSIFKTKIIGKKDIDVARLISKLNISDWVQQGHRHMEDTDGLCPFCQQDLPVTFREKLDDYFDETYTEQIQILNSSIKQYKSDTLSFFERYKFLINEDIPFINKEKIASLFEIMNSTYKENIRLLERKATEPSRSVELSSITNYLEQVKSEVKQANIQISELNRVIDNIKEEKELLVRDIWRFIVEENKSNYETYISNLRRQNIALDGMEKGKVQQEEFKKKLEEEAIELQNQLTSVLPSIHEINILLSSFGFKNFQLAESEENGNYKIIRENGEDANETLSEGEKTVITFLYFYQLINGSNDQDKVNTARVIVIDDPISSLDSNILFMVSNLINNLKKKVRSNDKNFKQLIILTHNVYFHKEISFNKGHGSQKLNDENFCILRKTDNTSQITNYEENPIKNSYELLWKELRENPNSITTPNIMRRILENYFKFFGNVDVNEIVEGFPDEVKVVCNSLLSWANDGSHHVNDDLFVDINQEQNKVYIEVFRSIFINSNHESHFNMMMGNIDSEVEKSGAYEKANKEIKEALAQVAVGEE, encoded by the coding sequence ATGAATAGATTGATTGAACAAATCAGGATTAAGGAAGTAGCGTCCTATGATTCAACAGGAATTGAAGTTAATTTGAATAACATAAATTACATTTATGGAAGCAACGGAACAGGTAAGACTACTATTTCTGAAATGCTACGAAATAGTGATAATCAAAAGTTCTCTTCTTGTAGTATAGAATGGAAACAAGGCGGCTCTGATATTGATCTATTTGTTTATAATAGAAATTTTGTTCAAGAGAATTTCAATATTCGTAATGAGATAAAAGGTATCTTTACTTTAGGTAAAGAATCAACTGAAATATTGGCCGTAATTGACGGAAAAATGAAAGATGTAGAAAAACATCATGAGCGGATTGGAAATTTAGAAAATAACATAAAGCAAAGAAAAGAGCAGTTAGACATCTTAAAAACAAATTTTTCAAATCAAAGCTGGGATTTAAAGCGAAAATTTGATGGAAATTTTAAAGAGGCATTTGCAGGTTATCGTAATAATACGGAGAAATTTATGGGAAGATGTTTGGATGAAGCTGAAAATAACAACAGTGAACTGTTTAATATTGAAGAACTAAAAAACAGAGTTGAATCTGTTTTTAATGGTCCTCAAGAAAAAGTTAGAGTAATCCCAATAATTAACTATGATAGTTCCTTGGAGCATCAATCTATATTTAAAACAAAAATAATAGGTAAAAAAGATATAGATGTTGCTAGACTAATTTCTAAACTAAATATAAGTGATTGGGTACAACAAGGGCACAGACATATGGAGGATACAGATGGTTTATGCCCATTTTGCCAACAAGATCTTCCTGTAACATTTAGAGAAAAGTTGGATGATTATTTTGATGAAACATATACAGAACAAATACAAATCCTTAATTCATCAATAAAACAATATAAAAGTGATACACTTAGCTTTTTTGAAAGGTACAAATTTCTTATTAATGAAGATATCCCTTTCATCAATAAAGAGAAAATAGCTTCTCTATTTGAAATTATGAATTCAACTTATAAGGAAAATATTCGGTTGCTTGAAAGGAAGGCCACTGAACCAAGTAGAAGTGTTGAGTTAAGTTCAATAACAAACTATCTAGAGCAAGTAAAATCAGAGGTTAAACAGGCGAATATACAAATATCCGAATTAAATAGGGTAATTGACAATATCAAAGAAGAAAAGGAATTGTTGGTTAGAGATATATGGCGATTTATCGTGGAAGAAAACAAGAGTAACTATGAAACTTACATAAGTAATTTAAGAAGACAGAATATAGCTTTAGATGGAATGGAGAAGGGCAAGGTCCAACAAGAAGAATTTAAAAAGAAACTGGAAGAAGAGGCAATTGAGCTCCAAAATCAGTTAACAAGTGTTTTACCTTCCATTCATGAGATTAATATTCTTCTTAGTTCCTTTGGCTTTAAAAATTTTCAATTAGCTGAATCCGAAGAAAATGGTAATTACAAAATTATAAGAGAAAATGGTGAAGATGCGAATGAAACGTTAAGTGAAGGAGAGAAAACCGTTATTACCTTCCTCTATTTCTATCAACTTATTAATGGAAGTAATGATCAGGACAAGGTTAATACTGCAAGAGTAATTGTAATTGATGATCCAATTTCTAGTTTAGACAGTAATATATTATTTATGGTAAGTAACCTGATAAATAATCTAAAGAAAAAGGTAAGAAGTAATGACAAGAACTTTAAACAATTAATAATTTTAACTCATAACGTTTATTTTCATAAGGAAATTTCATTTAATAAAGGACATGGTAGTCAAAAGTTAAATGATGAAAACTTTTGTATTTTAAGAAAGACGGACAATACATCTCAAATTACTAATTATGAAGAAAATCCTATTAAAAATTCATATGAACTACTTTGGAAAGAATTACGGGAAAATCCTAATTCAATAACAACACCAAACATTATGAGAAGAATATTAGAAAATTACTTTAAGTTCTTTGGGAACGTTGATGTTAATGAAATTGTTGAAGGGTTTCCTGATGAAGTTAAAGTGGTTTGTAATTCTTTACTTTCTTGGGCTAACGATGGATCGCACCATGTGAACGATGATTTATTTGTAGATATTAACCAAGAACAAAATAAAGTGTATATCGAAGTGTTTAGAAGTATTTTTATAAACTCTAATCATGAGTCTCATTTCAATATGATGATGGGGAACATTGATAGTGAAGTGGAGAAGAGCGGGGCATACGAGAAGGCTAATAAGGAAATCAAAGAGGCATTGGCCCAGGTTGCTGTTGGTGAAGAATAA
- a CDS encoding CBS domain-containing protein: MSTVGKCYRKLTKEPITVHSKDLIVDVYNKLINQDFIHRSVYVLDNQKNLVGIITLSELMKIFAVLKGITTPNAMSIYRLYNFISEDTKAEHIMCSPVSVKLMDTLEEAFELMLIHDLQELPVVDEKNSVIGDLNVFELLRVINDKITD; this comes from the coding sequence ATGTCGACAGTAGGTAAGTGTTATCGAAAGCTTACAAAAGAACCTATTACGGTACACTCGAAAGATCTAATAGTGGACGTTTATAATAAACTAATAAATCAAGACTTTATACACCGTTCTGTTTATGTGTTGGATAATCAGAAAAATTTAGTTGGGATAATTACACTTAGTGAATTAATGAAAATATTTGCGGTGCTTAAAGGAATTACTACTCCTAATGCAATGTCTATATATCGTTTATACAATTTTATTTCAGAAGATACAAAGGCAGAACACATAATGTGTTCACCCGTTTCGGTTAAACTTATGGACACATTAGAGGAAGCATTTGAATTAATGCTGATACATGATCTTCAAGAACTCCCTGTAGTTGATGAGAAAAACTCCGTAATAGGTGACTTGAACGTATTTGAATTATTACGTGTAATAAATGATAAAATCACAGACTAG
- a CDS encoding phosphatase PAP2 family protein: MWLKNRYLIISLISLFLFIITAELVRLGETFSFDLILRELTQSATFMLGFMKVMTEIGSGEAILLLTSLLLIFLWLRNNKLLFWFLFSLSVGGVLLNFGLKYLYQRERPGAEMDIEVFGNSLDLISYSFPSGHTMRSVILLMFIIYLTNYLSKKWLADLILIVSIFLLICIPFSRVVLDVHYISDIVAAVLVSVSWFYGCLFLFKNKLQ; encoded by the coding sequence GTGTGGTTGAAAAACCGTTATTTGATTATTAGTTTAATAAGTCTTTTCTTATTTATCATTACTGCTGAGCTAGTACGGTTGGGGGAGACGTTCAGCTTTGATCTGATTCTAAGAGAATTAACTCAGAGTGCAACTTTTATGTTAGGTTTTATGAAGGTGATGACTGAAATCGGTTCCGGAGAGGCCATACTATTGTTAACAAGTTTATTGTTAATTTTTCTATGGCTGAGAAATAATAAGCTCTTATTCTGGTTCCTTTTTTCATTATCTGTTGGTGGAGTTCTTCTTAACTTCGGGCTAAAGTATTTATACCAACGAGAACGTCCAGGAGCAGAGATGGATATCGAAGTATTTGGTAATTCTCTAGATTTAATTTCATATAGTTTTCCAAGTGGGCATACGATGCGAAGTGTAATACTCCTGATGTTTATTATCTACCTCACAAATTATCTCTCTAAAAAGTGGCTAGCAGATTTGATTCTAATCGTTTCTATATTCTTACTTATTTGTATTCCTTTTAGTAGAGTTGTGTTAGACGTGCATTATATTTCTGATATTGTTGCTGCTGTTCTTGTATCAGTTAGTTGGTTTTACGGTTGTTTATTTCTTTTTAAGAATAAGCTACAGTAG
- a CDS encoding potassium/proton antiporter — translation MFDQSYNDYFILLCALLLIVGVLTTKFSSRLGVPALILFILIGMLTGSDGLGMIHFDSPQVAQLIGIFALIIILFEGGLQTKWATVKSVTKPALSLATLGVILTTVIVAVAAKLILEVSWLEGFLFGAIVGSTDAAAVFAVLKGQNIRARLGATLEAESGSNDPMAMFLTISVIELLLNDNQSYLLLVGSFFWQMGIGLLVGLLLGKLATFAINRINLDSSGLYPVFALAFALLTYSLADIIGSSGLLAVYVAALVVGNSDLTYRQSIFRFNEGFAWIAQILMFTILGLLVFPSQLYTLDVIIRGLLLSLILVLIARPVAVFLSTIKMGYDLKERVFLSWAGLRGAVPIVLATFPMIAGLENSQLFFNVVFFVVLISALVQGSTISLFAQKLGLTGPKKIEPPHSLELVSIGKANAEILEFEVSEETEITNKPLATIDFPKDVLINAIIRKEELITPYGETEIKKGDILYILVSRESKKELNKMLKQK, via the coding sequence TTGTTTGATCAATCTTATAATGATTATTTCATCCTACTCTGTGCTCTCCTTTTAATCGTCGGGGTATTAACGACAAAGTTTTCTTCTCGTCTCGGAGTACCAGCACTTATCCTTTTTATCCTAATAGGAATGCTGACGGGAAGTGATGGTTTAGGAATGATTCATTTTGATAGTCCTCAAGTGGCACAATTAATTGGTATATTTGCTCTTATTATCATTCTATTTGAAGGGGGACTTCAAACTAAATGGGCGACGGTTAAATCCGTAACAAAACCAGCCCTTTCTCTTGCAACATTAGGTGTAATCCTAACGACTGTTATCGTAGCCGTTGCGGCTAAATTAATACTAGAGGTTTCGTGGCTCGAAGGCTTCCTGTTTGGTGCGATTGTCGGATCTACAGATGCTGCTGCAGTTTTCGCCGTTTTAAAAGGTCAAAATATTCGAGCGAGGCTAGGTGCTACGCTCGAAGCTGAATCAGGTTCCAATGATCCAATGGCCATGTTTTTAACCATTTCCGTCATTGAGTTGCTCTTAAACGACAACCAATCTTACTTATTATTAGTAGGTTCGTTCTTCTGGCAAATGGGCATTGGTTTATTAGTAGGACTACTCTTAGGGAAGTTAGCGACCTTTGCCATTAATCGCATTAATTTAGACTCGAGTGGTTTATATCCTGTTTTTGCACTGGCTTTTGCGTTACTAACCTATAGTTTAGCGGATATTATTGGTTCTAGTGGATTGTTGGCCGTATATGTTGCAGCGCTAGTGGTCGGTAACTCGGACTTAACATATCGTCAATCAATATTCAGATTTAACGAAGGGTTCGCCTGGATTGCTCAAATATTAATGTTTACCATACTAGGTCTACTAGTATTTCCTTCTCAATTATATACACTCGACGTTATCATCAGAGGCTTACTATTGTCCCTTATTCTTGTGTTAATTGCTAGGCCTGTAGCCGTGTTCCTTTCAACGATTAAGATGGGGTATGACCTGAAAGAAAGAGTATTCTTATCGTGGGCTGGACTAAGAGGAGCCGTCCCCATTGTTTTAGCAACATTTCCGATGATTGCTGGGTTAGAAAATAGTCAATTGTTCTTTAATGTTGTCTTTTTCGTTGTGTTAATTTCCGCCTTAGTCCAAGGCTCGACCATTTCGTTATTTGCCCAAAAACTTGGGCTTACTGGGCCTAAAAAGATTGAACCTCCTCATTCTTTAGAGCTCGTTTCTATTGGTAAAGCAAATGCTGAAATTCTCGAGTTTGAAGTGAGTGAAGAAACAGAAATTACAAATAAGCCGTTAGCCACCATTGATTTTCCTAAAGATGTTCTGATTAATGCAATTATTAGGAAAGAGGAACTTATAACACCATATGGGGAAACTGAAATTAAAAAAGGCGATATTCTATACATTTTAGTTAGTAGAGAAAGTAAAAAAGAGTTAAATAAAATGTTGAAACAAAAATAA
- a CDS encoding tyrosine-type recombinase/integrase, whose product MEYVQPIKDVVKINEIKEKLKDKSERDLLLFVLGINTGIRISDLLTLKVGDVWKEGSPKEFLSLWDGKSSDKKLHYLNTKVKTALKDYLHHQDLKKDDYLFKSKKVNQPITRQQAYRIINNAAKEVGVSGNIGTHTLRKTFGYHAYRKGIAISLLKSIYNHTTLNETLRYIGIDHNEEQYIKIDVNL is encoded by the coding sequence TTGGAATATGTTCAACCCATAAAAGATGTCGTAAAAATTAATGAGATAAAAGAGAAACTAAAGGATAAATCAGAGAGAGATCTTTTACTTTTTGTACTCGGTATAAACACAGGAATAAGAATTAGTGATTTACTAACGCTCAAGGTAGGTGACGTATGGAAGGAAGGGAGTCCTAAAGAGTTTCTTAGTTTGTGGGATGGTAAAAGTTCCGATAAGAAATTACACTATTTAAATACGAAAGTGAAAACAGCATTGAAGGATTACCTACACCACCAAGACCTTAAAAAGGATGATTATCTGTTTAAATCAAAAAAGGTTAATCAACCTATCACTCGTCAGCAAGCTTACCGTATTATTAATAATGCTGCTAAAGAAGTCGGAGTTTCAGGCAATATAGGGACACATACGCTCCGAAAAACGTTTGGTTACCATGCTTACCGCAAAGGAATTGCCATATCTTTACTTAAATCGATCTACAACCATACGACCCTAAACGAAACACTTCGCTATATCGGAATAGATCATAATGAAGAACAGTATATTAAAATAGATGTGAATTTATAA
- a CDS encoding DUF6141 family protein produces the protein MGKPTKVLYREVQRPRHILWWVTILLVASFMWYWFIQQIIFGVPVGDKPAPDVFTIIFWLIFGVIFPVVMLGILKLIIEVRNDGIYIRFVPFHFQYEQFLFKDIHDYDNITHSQFKRFGGPGIRFNLKGETAYNLNGKEGIELRLKYETVIIGIQKPNEFKKALDTVQKKQ, from the coding sequence ATGGGGAAACCTACTAAAGTTTTGTATCGAGAAGTCCAACGACCACGCCATATTTTATGGTGGGTGACAATTTTATTAGTTGCTAGTTTTATGTGGTACTGGTTCATTCAACAAATTATTTTCGGTGTACCAGTGGGGGATAAACCTGCCCCAGATGTGTTTACAATTATTTTTTGGTTGATTTTTGGTGTTATTTTTCCTGTGGTTATGCTAGGAATATTAAAACTGATCATTGAAGTCCGTAATGATGGTATTTATATTCGTTTTGTTCCCTTTCATTTTCAATATGAGCAGTTCCTTTTCAAGGATATACATGATTACGATAACATCACTCACAGCCAGTTTAAACGATTCGGAGGTCCGGGAATTCGATTTAATCTTAAGGGAGAAACAGCTTATAACTTAAATGGGAAGGAAGGTATAGAGTTAAGGTTGAAATATGAGACAGTGATAATAGGCATTCAAAAACCGAATGAATTTAAAAAAGCATTGGATACGGTGCAAAAAAAACAGTGA
- a CDS encoding IS110 family transposase, which produces MNTTITPFSYGNDTHNSHKGQRNFYQFYVGIDIGASFHVASCIPFDAFLDPKGIAWKRTKTMKFNSDSAGIAEFLNALRRIEKQFCLTKKDFLILLEPTGGHYSYLIQQVLLNEGYELFQVENRAVGEFRKNNLGISEKTDSMDAKVMAYMGWHKQLHPHMQGVTLIRPQSVLQSLFRTVMRDRWYLNVQLTRRKNQVQQLLKVTHPDLNKAFKSLSSTSVLKLVLEFPTGLHMKEATAEEIYNFLLKAGAKSVAKRAANILAKVMPNTIAVPAEHLVERQKWVIEEALRLEESIKLIDKEIHKLLWGDPDKGLDAHPYTEILMSLPFVSENIACTLIGVIGDVERFNTYKEFKKYLGVSSENKQSGTSVTGTRQTYSGVRDARRVLYQIALIILANGQKHPTVFKLYYDRKVSEGMNKKKAIGHLCGKIASLIYTVLKNKVKYDPITHAKACGVEFNNLYIKNNEGKTKLTN; this is translated from the coding sequence ATGAACACTACCATTACTCCATTTAGTTATGGAAATGACACGCATAACAGCCATAAAGGGCAGCGTAATTTTTATCAGTTTTATGTAGGTATTGATATTGGAGCGAGCTTTCACGTTGCATCCTGTATTCCATTTGATGCATTCTTAGATCCTAAAGGGATTGCTTGGAAAAGGACGAAGACAATGAAATTCAACTCCGATAGTGCTGGAATCGCTGAGTTTTTAAATGCTTTAAGAAGGATTGAAAAACAATTCTGTCTTACCAAAAAAGACTTTTTAATTCTTTTGGAACCAACAGGCGGACACTATTCTTATCTAATACAGCAAGTGTTATTAAATGAGGGTTATGAACTCTTTCAAGTTGAAAATAGAGCCGTTGGTGAGTTCCGTAAAAATAACTTAGGAATCTCTGAAAAAACTGATTCAATGGATGCCAAAGTAATGGCTTATATGGGGTGGCATAAGCAATTACATCCACATATGCAAGGTGTAACTCTTATTAGACCTCAATCAGTCCTTCAATCTTTATTTCGAACAGTAATGAGGGACAGATGGTATTTAAACGTCCAATTAACTCGACGTAAGAACCAGGTTCAACAGCTTTTAAAAGTCACTCATCCTGATTTAAATAAAGCTTTTAAGAGCCTATCTAGCACCTCTGTGTTGAAGTTAGTCTTAGAGTTCCCTACGGGACTTCATATGAAGGAAGCCACAGCAGAAGAGATATATAATTTTTTATTGAAAGCTGGTGCAAAAAGTGTGGCTAAACGAGCAGCTAACATATTAGCTAAAGTAATGCCTAACACTATTGCAGTTCCAGCTGAACATCTTGTCGAAAGACAAAAATGGGTTATAGAAGAAGCCCTACGTCTCGAAGAAAGCATCAAACTAATTGACAAAGAGATTCATAAACTTTTATGGGGTGACCCTGACAAAGGTTTAGATGCTCACCCATATACAGAAATCTTAATGTCCCTTCCTTTTGTGAGCGAAAACATCGCCTGTACACTGATTGGGGTCATAGGTGATGTTGAACGATTTAATACATATAAAGAGTTCAAGAAATATCTAGGTGTATCTTCGGAAAACAAGCAGTCAGGAACATCGGTAACTGGCACAAGACAGACATACAGCGGTGTTAGAGATGCCAGGAGAGTCCTTTATCAAATTGCTTTAATTATCCTAGCAAACGGGCAAAAACACCCTACCGTCTTCAAATTATACTATGACCGTAAGGTAAGTGAAGGAATGAACAAGAAAAAGGCAATTGGGCACTTATGCGGCAAAATAGCATCACTTATTTACACAGTCCTAAAAAACAAAGTAAAATATGATCCGATCACTCACGCTAAAGCGTGTGGAGTAGAGTTTAACAATCTTTATATTAAAAATAACGAGGGAAAAACTAAGTTAACAAATTGA
- a CDS encoding alpha/beta fold hydrolase, with product MSLHYQEYGDKEAPLIVFLHGGGVSSWMWDKQIQYFKNYHCIAVDLPEQGKSNQSINFSIEHSAISVIELIENLGKGKKVIIIGFSLGSQVTIQILSMKPNLIDYAIINSALVRPSPLVKKMIKPAIKLTFPLIKNKSFSRLQAKTLYINNEYFETYYKESTLMKSETLVRILEENMSFVLPKNFNKAKSKILVTVGEKEKTVMIKSAKDIVSNNSNCVGIIVPKIGHGVSLVKPDFFNEMIENWITEESLPQGIRTIL from the coding sequence TTGAGCTTACATTATCAAGAATATGGGGATAAAGAAGCTCCCTTAATAGTATTCTTACATGGTGGTGGAGTAAGTAGTTGGATGTGGGATAAACAAATTCAATACTTTAAAAACTACCATTGTATTGCAGTAGACTTGCCCGAACAAGGAAAAAGTAATCAATCGATAAATTTTTCAATTGAACATAGTGCAATATCCGTAATCGAGTTAATAGAGAATTTAGGAAAAGGAAAGAAAGTTATCATTATTGGGTTCTCATTAGGTTCACAAGTAACAATTCAAATTTTGAGTATGAAACCAAATTTGATTGACTACGCAATTATAAATAGTGCATTAGTTAGACCATCTCCACTTGTAAAAAAAATGATTAAACCTGCTATTAAATTAACATTTCCATTGATTAAAAATAAATCATTTTCAAGACTACAAGCAAAAACACTTTATATTAATAATGAATACTTTGAAACTTATTACAAAGAAAGCACTTTAATGAAATCGGAGACGCTTGTTAGAATATTAGAAGAAAATATGTCATTTGTATTACCCAAGAATTTTAATAAAGCTAAAAGCAAGATATTAGTCACAGTTGGTGAAAAGGAAAAAACAGTAATGATAAAGTCAGCAAAAGATATAGTTTCAAACAACTCAAATTGTGTAGGGATAATTGTCCCTAAAATTGGTCATGGTGTATCTCTGGTAAAGCCTGATTTTTTTAATGAAATGATAGAAAATTGGATAACGGAAGAGTCTTTACCACAGGGTATCCGTACAATATTATAA
- a CDS encoding DUF3231 family protein: MAMYSISFNMAYREDIISIFDNLSSLSKKYYKISTRYLLQNGLLSSPPKVTMPKTTEFVKNKSYLNGFNLFNDKRPLNDLEIGILHHGIESNLIGNQLITGFAQCTNTKEVKKYFKKGMELSNKQIKMFEDTLHNNYIQSSAFIGSTVTTSTMPPFSDKLMMYCTYLLNGFGLVGNSFGAMFTLRNDLIIDSGSIGKDIFLYNNEGTKLMIKNGWLEEPPQMEDRAGLTK, encoded by the coding sequence ATGGCCATGTACTCTATTAGCTTTAACATGGCGTACCGTGAAGATATTATTTCGATATTTGATAATTTAAGTTCTCTCTCAAAAAAATATTATAAAATTTCTACCAGGTATCTTCTGCAAAATGGGTTGCTCAGTTCACCTCCAAAAGTGACTATGCCGAAAACGACAGAATTTGTAAAAAACAAAAGTTACTTAAATGGATTTAATCTTTTCAATGATAAAAGACCATTGAATGATCTTGAAATTGGGATTCTTCATCACGGCATTGAATCGAACTTAATCGGAAATCAACTTATTACAGGGTTCGCTCAGTGTACCAATACCAAAGAAGTCAAAAAGTATTTTAAGAAGGGGATGGAGTTGTCTAATAAACAGATTAAAATGTTCGAAGACACTCTTCATAATAATTATATTCAGTCATCTGCTTTTATTGGTAGTACAGTTACCACTTCTACGATGCCACCGTTTTCTGATAAGTTAATGATGTATTGCACTTATCTATTAAATGGATTTGGATTAGTAGGTAACAGCTTTGGAGCTATGTTTACGTTAAGAAACGATCTTATTATAGATTCTGGTTCCATCGGAAAAGATATATTTCTCTATAACAATGAAGGAACGAAGCTAATGATTAAAAACGGATGGTTAGAAGAACCCCCACAAATGGAAGATCGTGCAGGATTAACAAAATAA
- a CDS encoding DUF3231 family protein, which produces MDIFLNGGGFRKLRIMLDKSNLLAPMTWDAEVSVSTVAPFSVKLMLFQCNALTVILLENISNSLALSFRRDIAAKYAKQIVSVGLYAEDGAELMINNGWLEYSSHSVNIQDLTK; this is translated from the coding sequence ATTGACATATTTTTAAATGGTGGAGGATTTAGAAAACTAAGAATCATGTTGGACAAAAGTAATTTGCTAGCACCAATGACTTGGGATGCCGAAGTAAGTGTTTCTACTGTTGCGCCGTTTTCAGTTAAGCTTATGCTTTTTCAGTGTAACGCTTTGACAGTAATATTATTGGAGAATATTAGCAATTCTCTTGCATTAAGCTTTCGTAGGGATATCGCTGCTAAATATGCTAAACAAATCGTTAGTGTAGGTCTTTATGCTGAAGATGGAGCAGAGTTAATGATAAATAATGGGTGGTTAGAATACTCATCGCATTCTGTTAACATACAAGATTTAACAAAATAG
- a CDS encoding DUF3231 family protein → MQEHKINLTAAEIGSIWASFMTEGGTILVLTYF, encoded by the coding sequence ATGCAGGAACATAAAATTAATCTAACTGCAGCAGAGATTGGTTCCATTTGGGCGAGTTTTATGACAGAAGGTGGGACCATACTTGTATTGACATATTTTTAA
- a CDS encoding VOC family protein, with protein sequence MNSPIKNKINTIFVHVSNLEESVKWYSRLLNHDVDLSNVSEPVHNIPMNQYTGLTLDAGPSGVPKKITPSSHPLFNFHTDNIQKSYEYLRKLGYQIESEIVKFDDFAYFNISDPDNNIIMVCNG encoded by the coding sequence TTGAATAGTCCAATTAAAAACAAGATTAACACAATTTTTGTCCATGTAAGTAATTTAGAGGAATCAGTCAAATGGTACAGCCGACTACTTAATCATGATGTGGATTTATCAAATGTGTCAGAGCCAGTTCATAACATTCCTATGAATCAATACACAGGACTAACATTGGATGCGGGTCCTTCGGGTGTACCTAAAAAAATAACTCCGTCCTCACATCCGTTATTTAATTTTCATACTGATAACATACAAAAGTCCTATGAATATCTTAGAAAGTTAGGCTACCAAATCGAATCTGAAATCGTTAAATTTGATGATTTTGCTTATTTTAACATTAGCGATCCTGATAATAATATAATAATGGTTTGTAATGGTTAG
- a CDS encoding RNA polymerase sigma factor, whose product MTVDNLNNLSINLRNLERDFKEKIEPYRSDLWRYCYSLTRSPWDAEDLVQDTLLKSFSILSKLYQPVKTKSILFKIATNLFIDQKRKDKHLNFSENDEFVNNIPFDDDLQLLENIDFLVTSLTSMQYVVLILSDVFKYKGKEIAEIVGTTEGAIYTNLSRAREQLRNGKKKEGQKNKTKNRDIEYNKAIDILLEGFRSKDPTLISSILDENVVTDITHSGIEFGSDETKNNSLKDWYEIVQTQHIDVSEYKMLWGRPVIIELEKKHDNQLYLNNVHYIETVNGKITYWKFYCFSWDLMEMVSKELKVNLNAEYFYHIF is encoded by the coding sequence GTGACAGTAGATAACTTAAATAATCTTAGTATTAACTTAAGAAATTTAGAAAGAGACTTTAAAGAAAAAATTGAACCTTATCGTTCAGATTTGTGGAGATATTGTTATAGTTTAACACGCTCACCTTGGGATGCAGAGGATTTAGTCCAAGACACTTTGTTAAAGTCTTTTTCAATATTATCAAAATTGTATCAACCAGTAAAAACGAAGTCAATTTTATTTAAAATTGCAACAAATTTATTTATTGATCAAAAAAGAAAAGATAAACACTTAAATTTCTCTGAAAATGATGAATTTGTAAACAATATTCCTTTCGATGACGACCTCCAACTGCTTGAAAATATTGATTTTCTAGTAACAAGCCTTACTTCTATGCAGTATGTTGTTCTGATATTATCAGATGTTTTTAAATATAAGGGAAAAGAAATTGCAGAAATCGTTGGCACGACGGAAGGAGCAATATACACTAATTTAAGTAGAGCTAGGGAGCAACTACGGAATGGGAAGAAAAAGGAAGGGCAAAAAAATAAAACGAAAAATAGGGACATTGAGTACAATAAAGCTATTGATATTTTACTAGAGGGGTTTAGAAGCAAAGATCCAACATTAATCTCTTCAATCTTAGACGAAAATGTAGTTACGGACATTACCCACTCTGGCATAGAGTTTGGGTCTGATGAAACAAAGAACAACTCTCTAAAGGATTGGTACGAGATTGTACAAACTCAACATATTGATGTTTCAGAATACAAAATGCTATGGGGTCGTCCTGTAATTATTGAATTAGAAAAGAAACATGACAATCAACTTTACTTAAACAATGTTCATTACATAGAAACAGTTAATGGTAAGATAACATATTGGAAGTTTTATTGTTTTTCTTGGGATCTTATGGAAATGGTTTCTAAAGAGTTAAAGGTAAATTTAAATGCTGAATATTTTTATCATATTTTTTAA